The Aedes albopictus strain Foshan chromosome 1, AalbF5, whole genome shotgun sequence genomic interval AATTCAATAGCCTGAAGGGTGAGCATGAATCGCTCACGACGAAAATCGACTATCTGATGCTGTCACTGAACGAAGACTACGAGGGAAGTGACTTTTCCTCATGGTTCGACAAGATGGACGACCTGAAAGAACGTGTGCGGACACTGAAGGAAGACAAGGATCGTTTAACTGCCATGAACATGAAAATCATGATGGAAAAAGTTGCACTGGAAAAGGACGTCAGTGTCGGCGAAATCAGACTGACGGAGATGAAGGAACAACAAGCCGAATCGGAGAAGAAGCTGAGGCGACTAAACGAGCAGTTGCAGGAAAGCGAAAATTCACTGGCAGAGAAAGACAATGCAGTCAGCTCGTTGGAAAAATTGAAGGCCGATCTCGAGGAGAACATCCAAGGATTGTCTGCTGAACTTCTGGAATCGCAAAGCAAACTGAACGAAATGTCGGAGGACTTCCAATCGTGTGAGGAAACTCTTCGAAATATCAGGGATGAGCTGGAATCTCGTGATCACGAACTGCTATGTGCCAAGAACACCATCGATGAACTCCAAACCAGCGCGGAAAAACAACAAGATGAACTCCAACACATGACACAACTTCAAGAAAAAACTGCAGCCGAACGAGAACAACTGGTTATTCATCTTTCAAAGATTCAGCAGGATTTGAACAGCGAAAGTGATAAGCTAGAAGCGACAACAAAGGAACTTGATGAGGCAAACGATAAAAATCGACAACTCACGCAAGTTCGAGACCGTCTTCTAGAGGAAAAGCTTGCATTGGAAGAAGCACTATCAGAACAACGCAACGAGTTGAACAAAAGTTGCAAAACGGTTCAAAACTTGGAACTGCAAATCAAGAACATGCAGGAAATGTTTGCCAACGAAACCGAGCAatcgaaggaaattcaggaatCACTAAACGCTCAGATCATCGATCAACGCAATCAACTGGATGCGTCACATAAGGAACAGAACATCCTGTCATCAGCAAATCGTTCTCTCCTGGCGGGTCTCGAGTTGATTCAACAGAAAATCAGCCAACTGGAAAGCCAGTATGTGACCAAAATCAACCGTCTCGAAGCGAAGCTCGGAGAATTCGCAGCGCTACTGACGAAACTCTCCGCCTACCAGTTCAAGTTGCGCTTGGAGAAAGCACAACTAGAGGACAACCTCGGCAAGATGATACAGGAGTTCGAAGCACTGCAGACGGAAAACGAAAAACTGATCGAGTCGGAGACGGTGTTGCAGCGGACGATTCAGGAACTGCAGGCTGAAAAAACGGCCGCAGAGGAACGCAGCATCGGTTTGGAAGACCAACTCGCCGAAATGGAAGTGCGACTCGATATGAGTGGCAGCAGAATCAAGGAGCTGGAAGGAAGCTGTGCCGAGCTGGAAGCCGATAAAACAAGACTACTCGGAGACGGAAGCCAGCGCGAGGCGGAGTTGAGGAAACAGCTCGAAGAAGCAGCGGTTTGCAGTGAGCGATTGGAACAAGAGATCAAGCATATGAGCAAATCGCAATCCGATCTTCAACTTCTACTCGATGCCAAGTTGGAACAGTTCAAGTGTGTGTCAGACGAACGTGACGAGATGGAAGTCAAATGTGCGCGACTGGAAGTGGAGTTGAAGGAGTTGCAATCAGATTTGGAGGAGCAGAAACAACTGACGGCCAGCAACTGTGAGGCGAAGGCTTTGCTTGAAACTCAACTGTTGGCGGTTCGCGAAGAGCTGCTTCAACTAGAAGAAGAAAGATCTCGTTTAGAGGAAAATTGTGAGGAGAACCAAGCGGCACTCGAAAAGCACAACAAGGTCATTTCTCGTCTCACTCGCGAGAAGGAACTACTAGAAGAGAAGGTGCAGGAGCTTACAGCGGTTCTAGCAACCGTGCGACAGACCAAATCCGATTTGAAGCAAAAGCTCGAGGAAGAGCAGGAAAAATCCGACGAATTGTCCTGTCAGCTGGAGGATCTGAACTCTAAAATACTGGCCGTGGCAGAAGAACTCGGACGGGTGAGAGAAGAAAAGGAGGAACTACAGAACCGACTGGGCGTCGTGGAAGTCGAGAAACAGGAACTCGAAGAGAGGGTACAAGAGTTGACGGAGGCGATAACGCTGGTGGAAGAAGATCGGGACACGTTGCGCGAAGAGAAATGCCGACTGGGAGCGGAGGTCGAGCGGGTGGATCACGATAAGGGATCATTGGACGAGCAGTGTGGAAAGTTGCTGAAGCAGCTGTCGAAGGAACGCGAGGACGCCGCACAGGCGAAAGCCCTGCTAGAGGAAACGACATGTGTGTTGGGCAAGGAACGTGACGCGCTGCAGGAGAAATTGAAGGTGATCGAAAAGGAGAGAAGTGTTTTGAAGGGTAGCGTTGCGGAATTGGAGGAGACGAAGAAGGGCTTGGAAGCGGTGCTCGGAGAAAAGGGTGTTGTGGAGGGCAAAGTAGTGGAATTGTCAAAGTTGATCGAAGAACTGCGCTCGGAGAAAACGGAACTTGAAGTCGAGAAGGCGAGCTTAAGGGAAGAACAGCAGTCTAATGAGAAGGTGATCGGCGAATTGAAGGAAAACATTTGCGCTCTGGAAGAAACCAAGACACGATTGCAGGAACAAGTTTCGGCAGGTGATGAAGCCAGCACTAAACTGCAGCAAGAATTGGGAGATTTGTCAAAGGCACTTCAGGTGTCCAAAGAGGAGATTGAGACAATGGAGGTCGAGACAAAGAAACTATCATCTGAATTGACTCAGTCGAACGCTGAAATGGAATCGCTTAGCGCAGAGCTTGAACAAACTCACAGCCAACTGCAGGAAGTGCAAGAAGCTTTGAAAACGAAAGAGTGTGAAGCTGCAGTGGTGtctgaaaaacttcttgaaagcGCGAAAGATTTGGAATTGGTTCAACAACGGAAGGAGGAAGAGATTTTGCAAAAGTCGAGGAACATTGAAAGCATTCAAGTCGAGCATCAGGATGTTATGAAGCGTTTACAGCAAGCATTGACTGACAATTCCGAACTTGGAGCCAAGGTTGAAAACCTGACCACAGAACTGAGTGGTCGTTCGGCGGAGCTGGATGCAAAAAAGCAAGAGGTTGAAGAGAAGGAACAAAACATTCGATCGGCAACCGAGCTGTTGATTGCTTCGCAAGCCAAGGCGGCTGAACTGAGTTCGACCGTCGATCAACTCAACGTCGCTAAGGTTTCTCTCGAAACGCAGCTGCAAAAAGTGCAAAACGACTTGGACAGTGAACGAAAGCTCTGCTCATCGAAGAAGCTGCAAGTGCAAGAACTCAAAGCCAGCCTTGGTGAAATCAACGAATCGAAGAATTGCCTTGAACACGAACTGCAACAACTGGAAGCTGAAAGATTGAATGCCGAATCCGCCAACCAACAGCTCATCCAGCAATTATCCGACTTGAAATCGCAAGTAGCCAAACAGCAGACCGCTATCGATGCGAAGGACACGGAAATACATCAACTGACCGAAGGACTGGAAAAGGTCAAACGTATTCAGTCGCAGCTGGAGGAGAAGGTGACTGATTTCGAGTCGGTTGTCACCGAGAAGGACGAAATCGAAGCGCAGTTGGTCGGGCTGCAGCACGAGTTGGAGTTGGTTCGGGATGATAAGCGGAAGATCGAGACCGAGCTGGAGACGGTCAAGGAGGAGAAAGCCGACGTGGACCGACGGTTGATACAGCAGCTGCAGGACTACGATACGGTGAACGAAGCTTATCTGAATGAACGGGACTGCAACAAGGAGCTTGTGGTGAAGCAGCAGGAGTTGACGGGGAAACTTCAAGAGGTGGTTGAAGAGAATGCCCGGTTGGTGCAGGGCCAGGAAAGTTCCAAATCTATGTTGGCAGCTAAGGAGAAACGGTTGGTGGAACAAGAGAAGCAGGTGGAGAAGTTGAAGCGCGAAATGGAGAACTTGTTCGGAAAGAATCAGCAGATGGATTCGTTGACGCACGATTTCATGCAGCTGAAGGTGGAGAAGTCTGAGTTGGAAGCCGAGAAGGAAGAGCTGAACGAAGCCATCGAACAGAAGGAGATCGAGGAGAAGGCGATGCAGGAGAGTATGAATCATCTGAAAGAGAGTCTGAAGGTGAAACAACAAGAGCTGGACTCGCTTCATTCGGACGTGGCGACTCTGAAGGAGACGTTGCATACGATGAAGATAGAAAACAGTAAGTTGAAATCGACGCACGAGTTGCAGCAAACGAAGATGCTGAACTTGGAACTGAAGAATAGCGAACAAAGCAAGAAGATCGAGAAATTAGAGGAGTCATTGAATAAGACTGAGATCAGCCACCTGGAGGACAACTCGAAGGCATCTACACTGCTGAAGAAACTGGAAATGTACAAAGAGTACGAGATGAAGATGAAGGAACTGGAAGAGCTGCATCAGAAGGAACGTGAGATCAACAAAACCTGCATGGGGGATATTGACATACTGCGGGCAAAACTGATCAAGCACCGGCAGATAACCGAAGACAAAGAACAGGAGTGGAAGCAGGAACGGTTGGCGCTGGAACAGAAGGTTCGGGACGCGCATAAGGATGCCGAGGTTAAGATGAGGGAGACCCGAATCGAGTACGAAGCCAAACTGGAGAAGATGAAGGATAAAATGGTGAGTACTTTCCACTTTGCTTTTTTTGTTCATATGTGTCAGTCCTTTGTGTCCATTCCATACTAGAGACAATAGTAGTAATCATTGAACATCTGGAGTCTGTTTAGTCATCAATCCCATTGAATTGCACTTTCATTGCATGATAGTTTTACGAGGTTTCTTTGAACCGCCACGCGGAACTTTGCACTAACGCTCACGTCTTCCTTTGGCGCTCCTTCTCTCTCTTTCTTCCAGATGGTTCAATCTACTATTGTGTCTAGTACTTGTGATGATCCTCCCATGATAAGGGATGCCTCCTCACCGGAAACGGTATCGCAAACTGCTGCAACCGAACCGGTTGCACCGGTTGAGCAAAAAACACCAGTCCGCGCTGCTGTTATGATGGAAGTGAGAGCATCCAGCGGTAGCAGCAACAGCGGTGGAAGCCGTTGGAAGCGAGCGTTTTTCAAGATCATAAAGTATCCTCTGATGATACTGATCGTGAACGTACTGCTGATCGGGTACATTAAGCGAACGCTGAGCGAGGCCGATCTGGAGATTAACTTTAAGCCGGGTGTACCACCGTTCCACTGACGCGGGAGTGACGAGAAATTGTACAAATAACTAGTGTTTTGTATATTTATTGCATGACTGAGAATTTactgttttaaaaattttataggaATGATTTTTAATGTTATATACAATAAATATGAAGTTTTTTGCATGTGAATTGTTGTTTAATAAGTGGTTCACTTCCCGGATTAAACCCAGTTTCAATATGTGCCCATACTGCTGTTCATGGGTCAATGAAATTCACGGTGAACAGTTGTATAGCCATTTCCACATAATAGGGGATTCATCGATTCTTCAGAAACCTGATTGATATCTCGATTTTATCAACTTTTGGGGTCCTATTTGTTCCATGCGCTTTTATACAATCGACCTAACGTATGGCAAAACTTCAGCGCTCTTATTGCTTAGTTTAGCCTTATTAGTCTTAGCTCAGAGGATATAAAGAACAATACTCGTTGTTTCGAACTTTTTACCAAGTTTAACACATTATCACattatccgttttttttttgtttggttccTTCGCAGAAATCGTTACTGAACGATGAACTACAGAAGACCAGATCCAAGTACGAGAAGGAATATCTGGACCTCAagcaggaaattcaggaagaacAGAAAAAGGTAATACTCAAACAACTTTCAGGATCGTTGCGGCATTATCATCAATCTCTTTTTCCTTGCAAACAGTTCACCAAAATGGAAATGAAAGCCGTCAAACTGGAACAGCAGTTAGCCGATATGAAGGACTTGCGGAAAGAGTACGAGTTCGTGTCGTCCAGGTTGCGCGTCATGGAGCAAATCCAGAAAGAGCGCAAATCGCTCATGCCACCGCCCCCAGGAGACCACCTTCGTAAGTACCATTCTACCTATTCCAACATTGAAAAccatttcgaaaggaattcactCAAAAAGCATCAACTGATCGCCACCCTCTTGTCCCAGGTTCCAACCTCAAGATGGAGGACGAAGAGGGCGAACTGTTCAACAACACCTACCTGACGGATCTGAAGTACGGCCGTGGGTCGCCGCCACTTGCCGGCCGCGAGTCGATCCGGATGTCGGAAATTCAGCAGCGTAACTCGATGGTTCCGCCGCACCTCAAGGACAGCTACATGGTGCAGTACGTCGATGGGAACCTGACGGACGACGACAATCGAGTAAGTAGTAGacagccggcggcggcggcggtaccGATCGACCGCAAACGTTGTTGTCACGTTATCTTAGAGGAAGAAGACGAATCAGCCGGCAGCGGTTCTGCTTGATTCGGGAACGAGTTAAGTTGGTATCTGTGAAATGTGTGCGTCTGTGTGTGTGTTCGCGTGCATTGGCGTTTGCATTATGAACGGATTACCATCGCAATTCAATGAGAGATTTGTGATAGCTAGTCATTGCACTTGGTGGTCATCGGCGCAGTCTTGAACCGCGCACTATCGAAACttacataaaacctccgcatagcCTTTCGATTCATACATTCCCGCGCTTCTGCAATCTCACTCTCTTCGTACTCTCTCTCCTGCTCTTGATTCAGGTTCCGTCCATATAGGTTTCcctaaatattcttcaacattgtTCTAGTTTTCCAGTTTCTTTTGATTACTGACTTTGTAATCCTGCCTTTGCTAACGCCAATGTTTGTATTTCCGTCTGTTCTGTGTGtcgtatgtctgtatgtgtgtaaagTCCTTTGTGCTTCGCTTCCCGTCGGTTGATTCGTCCATCTCATATTTGAATATCCCACGTCATTCCCCGCAATACAGGATCTCGCCGCCGGTAACTTGGACGACAGCAGTACGAGCTTGATTTCACGTAGGAAACTAGGAGGAACAACCTCCTACAAACGACCGGGACCACCGACCCCGAGCAAGAAAGCTGGTCGCCGCTCGTTCGGTGGATCGCTACCGACCAGCGACTTCCAGTacaaggaaattctcaaggacagCAGCAATGGATCGTCGTCCGCCAGTGGTCCCTTCGGAGGCCGTCTGAGCTTCGGTGGGCGGAAGAGCAACGTGGAGCCATCGTCGGCGCCAACCGCCGCCGGCAACAGCAGTGGCAGCATTGCTGAGCTGAACGCCCGCCGGAAGACCCCCGGCAAGTTCAAGCAGATGATCAGCTCGTCGAACCTGTTCCACTCGCTGCAACCGCAGCCGAAGGACGAGGTAGATAAAGACAAAAAGTTTTTTCCTTTCTATATCTAGATATGgatgatggggggggggggggggggggggtggtccccTTAAAGGGAGGGATGGCAACAGTGGATGGAATCTCGTTGCTATTAATATTGTTCTGCTTGTGTTGTGTATGTTATGTGCATGATCTCCGAGGAACTTACTAATCCGTCCGTACGTTTCTTTCTCTTACCCTCTGTAGGTTACTTTGCTCAACATAAGCTGGCATTTCGATGAGCGACGAAAACGGCACTATGTTGTTACTACGCCtgtaaagtagatttttttagttctgaaaacttttttcaagttTTTGCTAACATTATACAGTTATCGTATTGTAGTTATCATGTTTATATTTATTAATTGTTTATTGTTTTTGTTAACGTATATCTACGTTATATACCTactgaaaaaataagaaaatgaatTACTTTTCAATCCAGTGAAATTGTTTAGTAATCCTCGGATAAACCCAAAAACTTTATTACAAttattggaggaaaccctggaggcacTCCTAAACAAATTGTTGAacaaatcctttgaagaatttccagaggaatttttgaaggaatccctcaataaGTCTCCGATAAAGTCCATGGAAGAATtaataggaatctctgaaggaataccttgcAGGAACTCTTTGGGacatccttcaagtaattcataAATGCatacctggggaattcctgaacgagttcatggatgaattcctgaaggatttcttggagaaactttagcAGGAATTCTCTTTAAGAAACTTTGGCTCGGAATACGTTGACGAACGTTGGGAGTTTGAACACGAATAAGTTGGTAAAAAAAGGGTTAAGTATACTGTtcattttaattccactaagaatttgcatcctttgacggatacgtatttcgacctcaactgtaagatcgtcttcagtgcctcgtacttgactcgactcgacttgCTTGGCTTCCTGCTTGTCCGATCTGCCATAAAGACTACTCCGTTTTCTGTAGCTGCATTCGCTTCATTATCCCATTCCTGCCTACAGTATCTCTTGGTATGGCCACGTTTTCCGCATTTGTGCATCTCCTTTGAAACTTCTTGGCATCGAGGGCTTGAGCTTGATCCAATCTATCTGCCAACAGACGGATACAGTTCCGTTTGTTTTATCTCTTCAGGCAGTATTCCGAGGGCGGTCACCAACGGATCAAATGAATCGGGTAGAGTCTGGAACAAGGAAATTACCGCATCCGCTTCATCAATCTTAGTACCGGCTGTCTTCAATATCTTCGATGATATCCTCGAATACCAGCAGATGGACTTGCACGGACTTCCCTTCCTCCAGCTTCAAGCGCTTCAACTGCTTCCGCAGTAGATTTTGAGTTGTCTTGTTCTACAGCAACTTCCAGGAGATTCTCCGTCAAAGTCTTAAGCACTCCAACAGAATCCAGGAACATTTTCACCGTGTTACTCTAATTTTGGAAGCCTTGTCCACCATCGAATTGAGGTATTCCGAGCGTCGATTCACCTATTGAGGACCCATAACCTTTTGAGGAACGATGGCTCGGAAAACGTTGACGAACGTAGGGAACAAACGTTTGAACACGAACAAGTTGGCTTTATTTGTAAAATACGTCTGTACAACTTAAGGGTTGGATTGGGATCAAAGagcttgaaaaaaaataacaacgaCCGGTAACCAGGTATTCAGGGGTGTATCCAGGTTGAACTAGCAAGTGCGATTGTCTACTATGCTGACACttctgaaagattccctggagaaattcttgatgaaatccctgGGTGCATTTCTGGACAActccctagaagaattcataCATAAATCGCTAATAGAAACGATGCAAAAGTCCGTTgaggaatttcgaaaagaattcggagaggaatttctgaaagaattccgagaggaattcctgaagcaatccagaagaatttcctggagtagttcggaaggaattcctgagagaatttcatgataaatttctaaaagaataacaggagagattcctgaagaaatcctagaatgaatctcaggaggagttcctgtagaaatcttagaaggaattcctaaaggaattacaggaaggagcaattcttaaaggaatccctggaggaattcctagaggacttcctggagaaattctcgaaggaatcccaccagaaattcctgcagaaggcccaggagaatttcttaaaggaatccctagaggaattcctgaaggaatccgagcaggtattcctgaaggatcgcaagagaaattcctagctattcttgtaggaatgctatgaagaattcctgaaagaatcccagaagaaattcctgaagaaatcccagaaagaatttccgaagaaatcattgaaggaatcgtaggagaaatacctcaaagaatcgcaaaataattcctgaaggatggaatcccaggaggaattccaggaaggaatcccaggaggaattcctggaaggaatcccagcagaaattcctggaaggaatcccagcagaaattcctggaaggaatcccaggaggaattcctggaaggaatcccaggaggaattcctggaaggaatcccaggagtaattcctggaagcaatcccataagtaattcctagaaggaatcccaggaggaattcctggaaggaatcccaagaggaattcctggaaggaatcccaagaggaattcctggaagaaatcccaagaggaattcctggaaggaatcccaagaggaattcctggaaggaatcccaagaggaattcctggaaggaatcccaagaggaattcctggaaggaatcccaagaggaatttctgaaaggaatcccaggaggaattcctggaaggaatcccaggaggaattgctgaaaggaatcccaggaggaattcctgaatggaatcccaggaggaattcctggaaggaatcccaggaggaattcctggaagtaatcctaaggagaattcctgaaaggaatcccaggaggaattcctgaaaggaatcccgggaggaattccttgaaggaatcccaggaggaattcttggaaagaattccaggaggaatttctggaaggaatcccaggaggaattactggaaggaatcccaggaggaattcctggaaggaatcccaggaggaattcctggaaggaatcccaggaggaattcctggaaggaatcccaggaggaattcctggaaggaatcccaggaggaactcctggaaggaatcccaggaggaactcctggaaggaatcccaggaggaattcctggaaggaatcccaggaggaattcctggaaggaatcccaggaggaattcctggaaggaatcacaggaggaaatcctggaaggaatcccaggaggaattcctggaaggaatcccaggtggaactcctgaaaggaatcccaggaggaactcctggaaggaatcccaggaggaactcctggaaggaatcccaggaggaactcctggaaggaatcccaggaggaactcctggaaggaatcccaggaggaactcctggaaggaatcccaggaggaactcctggaaggaatcccaggaggaactcctggaaggaatcccaggaggaactcctggaaggaatcccaggaggaactcctggaaggaatcccaggaggaactcctggaaggaatcccaggaggaactcctggaaggaatcccaggaggaactcctggaaggaatcccaggaggaactcctggaaggaatcccaggaggaactcctggaaggaatcccaggaggaactcctggaaggaatcccaggaggaactcctggaaggaatcccaggaggaactcctggaaggaatcccaggaggaactcctggaaggaatcccaggaggaactcctggaaggaatcccaggaggaactcctggaaggaatcccaggaggaactcctggaaggaatcccaggaggaactcctggaaggaatcccaggaggaactcctggaaggaatcccaggaggaactcctggaaggaatcccaggaggaactcctggaaggaatcccaggaggaactcctggaaggaatcccaggaggaactcctggaaggaatcccaggaggaactcctggaaggaatcccaggaggaactcctggaaggaatcccaggaggaactcctggaaggaatcccaggaggaactcctggaaggaatcccaggaggaactcctggaaggaatcccaggaggaactcctggaaggaatcccaggaggaactcctggaaggaatcccaggaggaactcctggaaggaatcccaggaggaactcctggaaggaatcccaggaggaactcctggaaggaatcccaggaggaactcctggaaggaatcccaggaggaactcctggaaggaatcccaggaggaattcctgagggagtcacaggaggaattcctgaagatatcacaggagcaattcctgaagttatcaccttagaaattattcaagaaacgAATTCCggcgggaattcctagaggaattcttgaagaatttcgggatgaattcatctaggaatcacgggggaattcctaaaggaattcttggataaatcccaggaggaatttttgaaggattcccgggaggaattcctgaagagatcctggaagaaattcttcaaggtataacaagagaaattccttaagaaatgacagatgtaattcctggaagaatcccaagaggaaatcctgaagaaatttcaccagaagttcttgaaggaaacccaaaagtattccggaaggaatcctaaagaaattcatgatgTAATCgaagagaaattccgaaagaaatcctcaggaacttctgaaaaaatcgcagaggaaattctgaaggaatttcgggagacatTCCTCTAATTATACCTAGTagataaatatatttatataatTTATATATTTCATCAATTCTGATGAAATATGAAATTCAAAGTCTTCGTTGAAAGCATGCATCTTGACATTTTTTAATAAGTGTCACTTCTATTTGTCTGTAGTTTTACCTAAATTACTCTACATAACAATGCCGTTCCTATATAACAGAAAAATACtccttggaaagatctcaccaaatcaACTGAAAATTTGGAAGAGACTGTTTCTCTTGATTGCTGCATGCCTCAATACGATGTTGATTGCATGCCTAACAGCTTAACATACACAAATCGACCTAGTCATCCGTCTAACATTCCCATCAATTATTCCGCTCAAATCCAAAGACGCCCAAACGAGGTGACCTGCCGCTGATTCGCCATCCGCTCATCACCAAAATCAATTCTACCCAGGGCAACACCGTTGACTCCGGAAGTTCCGACCTGGACGATCGACGACTTCGAAACCGCAAATCAAAACTCGCCTCGTCAACGGCAGCCGACGACAAAACACGCAAGACCCACCGAAACCACCACTTCCGGAAGACCATAACCCGGTTCGACACGAATCGTCGCCTCAACAGTGCAAACACTAGCACTAGTAGTGACAGCGCAGGAAGCAGTCCACAGTCTAGCACGGTAGCACCCAGTGAGGATCCTTTCGGAGGGTTCTCCTACGAGGCCACTCCCGATCGGATCCGCAAAATCGACATTAATACGATAGCCGTTTTCGG includes:
- the LOC109406965 gene encoding uncharacterized protein LOC109406965 isoform X1, whose translation is MDGLRWSRVLLQWVKDSHLIPCECDSIEQCSVEEFYRQFRSRIQQTVSLPEEDIISFLKVHFPHYELYLTETGQIAAPDHFYIFSLLLFFSCVRHPERFFQQICNGFDKPQQYAVTAFLKSMLEGAHLRKEIDRMMIRRAIQDAMPQTMLPPDTPPSSSSQQPSSVQRESARLSLPSRLASSVSSGGDMVDGSPLRLGRQPPKISPPTPKTIILDERTKQLKELKAQLEAERYEKGYLEVQLKQLQDKNEKFLEDKRKYVKEIRELRTELQACNLENESPNKQRGLDHKVARIERLLAEKEEALDRLKIELETVAENNRNSTEMINYRNVQIVKLKDQIQELENSLGSLSECIAEKDEVIKYLRENNEELQRFIDECRFKQNGPLPENLNTSFDGMMELSSGGSSNGTGKSYSITPENMAQAVVDVQLKEKEAENCLLKRSLEMIEQEKVRVSGMVGSFFRLYGDVVGALPYGSANPQDVGFVEKMNIFKACYESLFVELGKFKEAKEMLEAKSDALEEDVKMVKAELLARTEVLQKLERHSVDIEMQLELVRKTASEYQRKNAAMNEDLNRQKRDLLKLISEKDTLSQQNLTLNVEFNSLKGEHESLTTKIDYLMLSLNEDYEGSDFSSWFDKMDDLKERVRTLKEDKDRLTAMNMKIMMEKVALEKDVSVGEIRLTEMKEQQAESEKKLRRLNEQLQESENSLAEKDNAVSSLEKLKADLEENIQGLSAELLESQSKLNEMSEDFQSCEETLRNIRDELESRDHELLCAKNTIDELQTSAEKQQDELQHMTQLQEKTAAEREQLVIHLSKIQQDLNSESDKLEATTKELDEANDKNRQLTQVRDRLLEEKLALEEALSEQRNELNKSCKTVQNLELQIKNMQEMFANETEQSKEIQESLNAQIIDQRNQLDASHKEQNILSSANRSLLAGLELIQQKISQLESQYVTKINRLEAKLGEFAALLTKLSAYQFKLRLEKAQLEDNLGKMIQEFEALQTENEKLIESETVLQRTIQELQAEKTAAEERSIGLEDQLAEMEVRLDMSGSRIKELEGSCAELEADKTRLLGDGSQREAELRKQLEEAAVCSERLEQEIKHMSKSQSDLQLLLDAKLEQFKCVSDERDEMEVKCARLEVELKELQSDLEEQKQLTASNCEAKALLETQLLAVREELLQLEEERSRLEENCEENQAALEKHNKVISRLTREKELLEEKVQELTAVLATVRQTKSDLKQKLEEEQEKSDELSCQLEDLNSKILAVAEELGRVREEKEELQNRLGVVEVEKQELEERVQELTEAITLVEEDRDTLREEKCRLGAEVERVDHDKGSLDEQCGKLLKQLSKEREDAAQAKALLEETTCVLGKERDALQEKLKVIEKERSVLKGSVAELEETKKGLEAVLGEKGVVEGKVVELSKLIEELRSEKTELEVEKASLREEQQSNEKVIGELKENICALEETKTRLQEQVSAGDEASTKLQQELGDLSKALQVSKEEIETMEVETKKLSSELTQSNAEMESLSAELEQTHSQLQEVQEALKTKECEAAVVSEKLLESAKDLELVQQRKEEEILQKSRNIESIQVEHQDVMKRLQQALTDNSELGAKVENLTTELSGRSAELDAKKQEVEEKEQNIRSATELLIASQAKAAELSSTVDQLNVAKVSLETQLQKVQNDLDSERKLCSSKKLQVQELKASLGEINESKNCLEHELQQLEAERLNAESANQQLIQQLSDLKSQVAKQQTAIDAKDTEIHQLTEGLEKVKRIQSQLEEKVTDFESVVTEKDEIEAQLVGLQHELELVRDDKRKIETELETVKEEKADVDRRLIQQLQDYDTVNEAYLNERDCNKELVVKQQELTGKLQEVVEENARLVQGQESSKSMLAAKEKRLVEQEKQVEKLKREMENLFGKNQQMDSLTHDFMQLKVEKSELEAEKEELNEAIEQKEIEEKAMQESMNHLKESLKVKQQELDSLHSDVATLKETLHTMKIENSKLKSTHELQQTKMLNLELKNSEQSKKIEKLEESLNKTEISHLEDNSKASTLLKKLEMYKEYEMKMKELEELHQKEREINKTCMGDIDILRAKLIKHRQITEDKEQEWKQERLALEQKVRDAHKDAEVKMRETRIEYEAKLEKMKDKMKSLLNDELQKTRSKYEKEYLDLKQEIQEEQKKFTKMEMKAVKLEQQLADMKDLRKEYEFVSSRLRVMEQIQKERKSLMPPPPGDHLRSNLKMEDEEGELFNNTYLTDLKYGRGSPPLAGRESIRMSEIQQRNSMVPPHLKDSYMVQYVDGNLTDDDNRDLAAGNLDDSSTSLISRRKLGGTTSYKRPGPPTPSKKAGRRSFGGSLPTSDFQYKEILKDSSNGSSSASGPFGGRLSFGGRKSNVEPSSAPTAAGNSSGSIAELNARRKTPGKFKQMISSSNLFHSLQPQPKDETPKRGDLPLIRHPLITKINSTQGNTVDSGSSDLDDRRLRNRKSKLASSTAADDKTRKTHRNHHFRKTITRFDTNRRLNSANTSTSSDSAGSSPQSSTVAPSEDPFGGFSYEATPDRIRKIDINTIAVFGRGVPKSQVVIFNGDQSLKDLNNNDHKASNIFVINTPKKADLKTSNRHLESESSFVQRLYTHRRDKHRRKSRDQRRKSFNRLRNIDGNATSPRSEDEDCDGRRPVVDDVESSEEDRENDRSRSNFESLLEEMVLDRPSEVMPSQLMLFRSSMHDPFENVVSSSTTGMGPVTVPLLERFSEIFRIATIQRQLSINNAALEGAPSEDQADGKPDWKPVVLMVFVGLSFSALVFSIYLHYEGFRKGFR